In Carassius auratus strain Wakin unplaced genomic scaffold, ASM336829v1 scaf_tig00218142, whole genome shotgun sequence, a single genomic region encodes these proteins:
- the LOC113104785 gene encoding fibroin heavy chain-like → MGFCPATLTFVPARRGCSSDEDCPGGHKCCRFDCGPVCVLPVFMKPGQCPLPEMIPLCAESCFHDGQCPATQKCCPTTGGFACSEPRGQGRGQGSGQGQGQGSGQGQGQGSGQGSGQGQGQGQGQGQGQGSGQGSGQGSGQGQGWGSGQGQGQGSGQGQGQGQGQGQGQGQGQGQGQGSGQGQGQGQGQGQGQGQGSGQGQGQGQGQGSGQGQGQGSGQGQGQGQGQGQGQGQGQGQGQGSGQGQGQGQGQGQGQGQGQGQGSGQGQGQGQGQGQGQGQGQGSGQGQGQGQGSGQGQGQGSGQGQGQGQGSGQGQGQGQGSGQGQGQGQGSGQGQGQGQGQGQGQGSGQGQGSGQGQGQGQGQGSGQGQGQGQGSG, encoded by the exons ATGGGTTTTTGTCCGGCGACGCTGACGTTCGTGCCGGCCCGTCGAGGATGTTCTTCTGATGAAGACTGCCCTGGAGGACACAAATGCTGTCGATTTGACTGTGGGCCTGTTTGTGTGCTGCCTGTTTTCA TGAAGCCGGGTCAGTGTCCCCTACCAGAGATGATTCCACTGTGTGCTGAAAGCTGTTtccatgatggccagtgtcctgccacacagaagtgttgcccaaccaccggtggctttgcatgcagtgaaccaCGTGGTCAGGGAAGAG gacagggaagcggccagggacaaggacagggaagcggccagggacaaggacagggaagcggccagggaagcggtcagggacaaggccagggtcagggacaaggccagggacagggaagcg gccagggaagcggtcagggaagcggtcagggacaaggctggggaagcggtcagggacaaggccagggaagtggccagggtcagggacagggccagggtcagggacaaggccagggtcagggacagggacaaggccagggaagcggacagggtcagggacaaggccagggtcagggacagggacaaggccagggaagcggacagggtcagggacagggacaaggccagggaagcggtcagggacaaggccagggaagcggccagggtcagggacaaggccagggtcagggacaaggccagggtcagggacagggacaaggccagggaagcggacagggtcagggacagggacaaggtcagggacaaggccagggacagggacaaggccagggaagcggacagggtcagggacaaggccagggtcagggacagggacagggacaaggccagggaagcggacagggtcagggacaaggccagggaagcggtcagggacaaggccagggaagcggacagggtcagggacaaggccagggaagcggccagggtcagggacaaggccagggaagcggccagggtcagggacaaggccagggaagcggccagggtcagggacaaggccagggtcagggacaaggccagggaagcggccagg gccagggaagcggacagggtcagggacagggccaaggccagggaagcggtcagggtcagggacagggccagggaagcgga
- the LOC113104786 gene encoding glycine-rich cell wall structural protein 1.8-like: MTARVDFSLIAALWYLFGYLSITHAIQRQNTVDGFCPATLTFVPARRGCSSDEDCPGGHKCCRFDCGPVLKPGQCPLPEMIPLCAESCFHDGQCPATQKCCPTTGGFACSEPRGQGSGQGQGQGQGQGQGQGQGQGQGQGQGQGQGQGQGQGQGQGQGQGQGQGQGQGQGQGQGQGQGQGSGQGQGQGQGQGQGQGQGSGQGQGQGQGQGSGQGQGQGSGQGQGQGQGQGQGQGQGQGQGQGQGSGQGQGQGQGQGQGQGQGQGQGSGQGQGQGQGQGQGQGQGQGSGQGQGQGQGSGQGQGQGQGSGQGQGQGQGQGQGSGQGQGQGQGSGQGQGQGQGSGQGQGQGQGSGQ, from the exons ATGACCGCTCGAGTGGATTTCTCATTGATTGCTGCTTTGTGGTATCTTTTTGGATACTTGAGCATAACTCATGCTATTCAAAGACAAAACACAG TGGATGGTTTTTGTCCGGCGACGCTGACGTTCGTGCCGGCCCGTCGAGGATGTTCTTCTGATGAAGACTGCCCTGGAGGACACAAATGCTGTCGATTTGACTGTGGGCCTGTTT TGAAGCCGGGTCAGTGTCCCCTACCAGAGATGATTCCACTGTGTGCTGAAAGCTGTTtccatgatggccagtgtcctgccacacagaagtgttgcccaaccaccggtggctttgcatgcagtgaaccaCGTG gacagggaagcggccagggacaaggccagggtcagggacaaggccagggtcagggacaaggccagggtcagggacaaggccagggacagggacaaggccagggacaaggccagggacaaggccagggacaaggccagggacaaggccagggacaaggccagggacagggccagggacagggccagggacagggccagggaagcggacagggtcagggacaaggccagggtcagggacagggacaaggccagggaagcggacagggtcagggacagggacaaggccagggaagcggtcagggacaaggccagggaagcggccagggtcagggacaaggccagggtcagggacagggacaaggccagggtcagggacagggacaaggccagggaagcggacagggtcagggacagggacaaggtcagggacaaggccagggacagggacaaggccagggaagcggccagggtcagggtcagggacaaggccagggtcagggacagggacaaggccagggaagcggacagggtcagggacaaggccagggaagcggacagggtcagggacaaggccagggaagcggacagggtcagggacaaggtcagggacaaggccagggaagcggacagggtcagggacaaggccagggaagcggccagggtcagggacaaggccagggaagcggccagggtcagggacaaggccagggaagcggccag